From the genome of Vitis riparia cultivar Riparia Gloire de Montpellier isolate 1030 chromosome 2, EGFV_Vit.rip_1.0, whole genome shotgun sequence, one region includes:
- the LOC117926997 gene encoding uncharacterized protein LOC117926997, producing the protein MVLWEITLGTAYFLGLKRTYKLILRIQRRLVGPNHPKIRHFLHRRTRAVFDVALKVHRSIQERDIEVGRNLGNRILRCLDRMKPSAQIRGSLEKPHLAGSTSSSMTKQASNAQHQKTQGATIQKSSFKGVDHESKRHLFSSSKYIWHKPFSPITMMMRPPTSAGMTTQYRHMSFWGPEVLRSSCGRAGFEGVIRKDIMQWMLQN; encoded by the exons ATGGTGTTGTGGGAGATCACATTGGGAACTGCCTATTTTTTAGGGCTCAAACGAACCTACAAGCTCATTCTCAGGATTCAGCGTCGCCTCGTCGGCCCTAATCACCCTAAAATCCGTCATTTTCTTCATAG GCGAACACGAGCTGTCTTTGATGTTGCACTAAAGGTTCATCGGAGTATTCAAGAAAGAGACATTGAAGTGGGGCGGAACCTTGGTAACCGGATCCTCCGTTGCCTTGACCGCATGAAACCATCTGCTCAGATCCGTGGTTCCCTAGAAAAACCCCATCTGGCTGGCAGCACAAGCAGTAGCATGACTAAGCAGGCAAGCAATGCCCAACACCAGAAAACTCAGGGGGCCACCATCCAAAAATCCAGCTTCAAGGGTGTGGATCATGAATCCAAAAGGCATTTGTTTTCCTCTTCCAAATATATATGGCACAAACCCTTCTCCCCTATCACAATGATGATGCGGCCCCCAACATCTGCTGGGATGACCACCCAATATAGGCACATGTCCTTCTGGGGCCCTGAAGTGCTGAGATCAAGTTGCGGGAGAGCTGGGTTCGAGGGGGTGATTCGGAAAGACATAATGCAGTGGATGCTGCAGAACTAA